One genomic region from Rubinisphaera margarita encodes:
- a CDS encoding sigma-70 family RNA polymerase sigma factor: MPEITKLMQAVQAGDQSSAEELLPHVYDELRKLAASYLAREPAGNSRHATSLVHDAYLRLVLHCRDEWKNEGHFFGAAAIAIRRILVEHARRKQSLKRGGNAIRHEFHEQMTVSFSDPAEDLIALDDALEKFTTVNPQAAELVQLVYFSGLTLRQAAEILEISPRTADRHWAYAKAWLGREIRGSRDFSENC, encoded by the coding sequence ATGCCTGAAATCACAAAACTGATGCAGGCGGTCCAGGCGGGGGATCAGTCCTCGGCTGAAGAATTGCTCCCCCACGTTTACGATGAGCTCCGCAAACTGGCCGCTTCCTATCTCGCTCGCGAACCCGCTGGCAACAGTCGCCATGCGACATCTCTGGTTCATGATGCCTATCTTCGGCTCGTGCTGCATTGTCGCGATGAATGGAAGAACGAGGGGCACTTCTTCGGGGCGGCTGCGATTGCGATCCGCCGAATTCTTGTCGAGCACGCTCGTCGGAAGCAGAGTCTCAAACGGGGCGGAAACGCGATTCGCCATGAGTTCCACGAGCAGATGACCGTCTCCTTCTCAGATCCGGCAGAGGATCTTATCGCGCTTGATGATGCGCTCGAGAAATTCACCACGGTGAATCCGCAGGCGGCTGAGCTCGTTCAGCTCGTCTATTTCTCAGGGCTGACGCTGCGGCAGGCCGCCGAAATTCTCGAGATCTCTCCGCGAACCGCCGACCGTCACTGGGCGTACGCCAAAGCCTGGCTCGGACGTGAGATTCGTGGTTCTCGCGATTTTTCTGAAAATTGCTGA
- the lipA gene encoding lipoyl synthase, whose translation MQQLTIVTPEPERPKRRLPKWLKRPLPSTQMAFTSNIIEDLELETVCESAKCPNRTECWAQKTATFMILGNVCTRPCGFCSVPKGKTGDILIDEPQRLAEATARLGLKYVVITCVTRDDLPDGGAQHFVECIEAVREKTGAEVEVLTSDFRGNRDSISTVIQARPDVFNHNMESVPRLYHRVRRNAGYQRSLDLLKQVKDEAPKMPTKSGLMLGLGETMDEVLEVASDLRGVGCDMLTIGQYLQPGPGQLPVERYIPPEEFDELGEQCRLLGFSMVASGPFVRSSYHAGEMAAQVSH comes from the coding sequence ATGCAACAACTGACGATCGTCACCCCCGAGCCCGAACGCCCCAAACGCCGCCTCCCCAAATGGTTGAAGCGGCCGCTTCCCAGCACGCAGATGGCGTTCACGTCCAATATCATTGAAGACCTGGAACTGGAAACCGTCTGCGAAAGCGCAAAATGTCCGAACCGGACCGAGTGCTGGGCCCAGAAAACGGCGACCTTCATGATTCTGGGCAACGTCTGCACCCGCCCGTGCGGATTCTGTTCGGTTCCCAAGGGGAAAACCGGCGACATCCTGATCGATGAGCCGCAGCGACTCGCCGAAGCGACTGCTCGCCTGGGCCTGAAGTACGTCGTCATCACCTGCGTCACCCGCGACGACCTCCCCGATGGCGGGGCTCAGCATTTCGTCGAATGCATCGAAGCGGTTCGCGAGAAGACCGGAGCCGAGGTCGAAGTGCTGACCTCCGATTTCCGAGGCAACCGCGATTCGATTTCGACGGTCATTCAAGCCCGACCGGATGTCTTCAACCACAATATGGAATCGGTGCCGCGACTGTATCACCGCGTGCGTCGGAACGCCGGCTATCAGCGGTCGCTCGATCTGCTCAAGCAGGTGAAAGACGAAGCCCCGAAGATGCCGACCAAGAGCGGACTCATGCTCGGTCTTGGCGAAACGATGGACGAAGTCCTCGAAGTCGCCTCCGATCTTCGCGGCGTCGGCTGCGACATGCTGACCATTGGCCAGTACCTGCAGCCCGGCCCGGGACAGTTGCCGGTCGAGCGGTACATTCCGCCGGAAGAGTTCGACGAACTCGGCGAACAGTGCCGCCTGCTCGGCTTCTCGATGGTCGCGAGCGGACCCTTCGTTCGCTCCAGCTATCACGCCGGCGAAATGGCTGCCCAGGTCTCCCACTAA
- a CDS encoding biotin/lipoyl-containing protein — protein sequence MNSSSGRFHDLALQVPNPGIGETTEIEGELTAWYVRPGQQIAAGDLLYQITWPGVVVDVSAESAGEVIHLLARLRTHVNPGDEVAVLRAQGGDPD from the coding sequence ATGAATTCGTCGTCCGGCCGCTTCCATGATCTCGCGCTTCAGGTGCCGAACCCGGGCATCGGTGAGACGACGGAGATTGAAGGGGAGTTGACCGCCTGGTATGTCCGCCCCGGCCAGCAGATTGCCGCCGGTGATCTACTCTACCAGATCACCTGGCCGGGCGTCGTTGTCGATGTCAGTGCCGAGTCCGCCGGCGAAGTCATCCACCTGCTGGCTCGCCTGCGAACCCACGTCAACCCCGGCGACGAAGTAGCGGTCCTCCGCGCCCAGGGCGGCGACCCGGATTGA
- a CDS encoding DUF1559 domain-containing protein, with protein MFRHTERRSAFTLIELLVVIAIIAILVALLLPAVQQAREAARRSACKNNLKQIGLALHNYHDTFKVFPPGYIGDFGHYSNSGATPVVHPKGATNNVAQWNWTAFIAPMVEQGAAYDLLAISDRHGAAAIDDWANTQSTFQTPVSVFRCPSDAGPDTGSGLRRARGETSTARREVAISNYVGMNRGANNTNVRARKRQSTGIFYVDSKTRIRDITDGTSNTLLVGERCWQYKTVHPTNGNVVTMNANAGNVWVTRSSNDPNNECNGCGYTDSLAVTGLSVNGKDILNSAGNVAHNRIRGRLSSLHAGGVQVTMADGSVRFVSENLSTTTLNRIGNRRDGNVVGEF; from the coding sequence ATGTTTCGGCACACGGAGCGCCGTTCGGCGTTTACTCTGATCGAATTGCTTGTCGTGATCGCAATCATTGCGATCCTGGTCGCGCTTTTGCTTCCAGCCGTCCAACAGGCCCGCGAAGCTGCACGACGCTCCGCCTGTAAGAACAATCTCAAGCAGATTGGCCTTGCCCTCCACAATTACCACGACACCTTCAAGGTGTTCCCACCAGGCTATATTGGCGACTTTGGCCATTACAGCAATTCTGGTGCAACTCCGGTCGTCCATCCCAAGGGGGCGACCAACAACGTCGCTCAGTGGAACTGGACCGCCTTCATCGCTCCGATGGTTGAACAGGGAGCGGCTTACGATCTGCTTGCAATCAGCGATCGGCACGGAGCCGCGGCTATTGATGACTGGGCCAATACGCAGTCGACGTTCCAGACACCCGTCTCCGTCTTTCGCTGTCCTTCGGATGCCGGGCCGGATACCGGAAGCGGTTTGCGACGCGCACGCGGCGAGACCAGCACCGCCCGTCGCGAGGTTGCCATCAGTAACTACGTCGGCATGAATCGTGGAGCCAACAACACCAACGTCCGTGCCCGGAAACGTCAGTCGACTGGCATCTTCTATGTCGACAGCAAGACCCGCATCCGCGACATCACCGACGGGACGAGCAATACGCTGCTGGTTGGTGAGCGTTGCTGGCAGTACAAAACGGTGCATCCGACCAACGGAAACGTCGTGACGATGAATGCCAACGCCGGTAACGTCTGGGTGACACGGTCTTCGAATGACCCGAACAATGAGTGTAACGGCTGCGGATATACCGATTCTCTCGCTGTGACCGGCCTGTCGGTGAATGGGAAAGACATTCTCAACTCGGCCGGCAATGTGGCCCACAATCGCATTCGTGGACGTCTCTCTTCGCTTCACGCTGGTGGAGTTCAGGTCACCATGGCGGATGGCTCGGTCCGGTTCGTCAGTGAGAACCTGAGCACAACCACCCTGAATCGCATCGGCAATCGTCGCGATGGCAACGTGGTGGGCGAGTTCTAA
- a CDS encoding DUF1559 domain-containing protein — MSTLKPQSLRRSAFTLIELLVVIAIIAILVALLLPAVQQAREAARRSACKNNLKQIGLALHNYHDTFKVFPPGYIGDFGHYSNSGATPVVHPKGATNGVAQWSWTAFIAPMVEQGSAYDFLGVSERHGAAAIDDWANTQSAFQTPVSVFRCPSDAGPDTAGSIRRTRGETSTTLREVALNNYVGINRGANSLNVRARKRQSTGIFYVDSKTKIRDITDGTSNTLMVGERSWEYKTVHPNNGNIVTAQTRAGNVWVTRSSNDSNNECAGCGYSDALAVTGLSVNPKDILNGAGNVAHWRIRGRLSSLHAGGVQVTMADGSVRFISENMSTVTLNRIGNRRDGNVVGEF, encoded by the coding sequence ATGTCTACTCTTAAGCCTCAGTCTCTTCGCAGGTCGGCCTTTACGCTGATCGAGCTGCTCGTTGTGATCGCAATTATCGCCATTCTGGTCGCACTGCTTCTGCCCGCGGTCCAGCAGGCCCGCGAAGCCGCACGTCGTTCCGCCTGTAAGAATAATCTCAAGCAGATTGGCCTGGCGCTGCATAACTATCACGACACCTTCAAGGTCTTCCCACCCGGATACATCGGCGATTTCGGCCATTACAGCAATTCGGGTGCTACTCCCGTCGTGCATCCAAAGGGGGCGACCAACGGCGTCGCCCAATGGAGTTGGACTGCCTTCATCGCTCCGATGGTGGAACAGGGGTCGGCGTATGATTTTCTCGGGGTGAGCGAACGGCATGGGGCCGCGGCGATCGATGACTGGGCCAATACGCAGTCGGCGTTCCAGACGCCGGTCTCTGTCTTCCGTTGTCCTTCGGACGCCGGTCCGGATACCGCGGGAAGTATTCGACGGACCCGTGGCGAAACGAGCACCACGCTCCGCGAAGTTGCTCTGAATAACTACGTGGGCATCAACCGCGGGGCCAACAGTCTCAACGTTCGGGCTCGCAAGCGTCAGTCGACTGGAATCTTCTATGTCGACAGCAAGACGAAGATCCGGGACATCACCGACGGAACCAGCAATACGCTGATGGTTGGTGAACGTTCCTGGGAGTACAAGACAGTCCATCCGAACAACGGGAATATCGTGACGGCGCAAACCCGGGCCGGCAACGTGTGGGTGACCCGTTCATCCAATGATTCAAACAATGAGTGCGCCGGATGTGGCTATTCCGACGCACTGGCTGTGACCGGGTTGTCCGTGAATCCGAAGGATATTCTCAACGGGGCCGGAAACGTCGCTCATTGGAGAATTCGCGGTCGCCTGTCATCGCTCCACGCGGGTGGAGTCCAGGTAACGATGGCAGACGGTTCGGTTCGATTTATCAGTGAGAACATGAGTACCGTCACCTTGAATCGGATCGGGAATCGCCGCGACGGAAACGTGGTCGGCGAGTTCTAA
- a CDS encoding DUF1559 domain-containing protein — MSPCRPHSRQRSAFTLIELLVVIAIIAILVALLLPAVQQAREAARRSSCKNNLKQIGLALHNYHDTFKVFPPGYIGDYGHYSNSGTTPSIHPKGATSAGGNGAAQWNWTAFIASMMEQSAAYDLLDVSGRHGGAAIDAWSATGNTFQTPVSAFRCPSDVAPDVGTGHRRVRGSTSGTLRAVAITNYIGVNRGANNRNVWARKTQANGIFTVDSKTRMRDITDGTSNTLIIGERCWEYKVTNPGSGAVETVNANAGNLWVTRSSNDADVQCTGCGYGDALGVTGHEPNTKNVHDSSDVLQHNYTRGQFSSLHSGGAQFVLADGSVRFISENLSNATYTLLGNRRDGNVIGAF, encoded by the coding sequence ATGTCGCCGTGCCGCCCCCATTCTCGTCAGAGATCCGCATTCACGCTGATCGAACTTCTTGTTGTCATCGCAATCATTGCGATCCTTGTTGCCCTGCTGCTGCCCGCAGTCCAACAGGCCCGGGAGGCAGCTCGCAGGAGTTCCTGTAAGAACAATCTCAAGCAGATTGGCCTGGCATTGCACAACTACCACGACACGTTCAAAGTGTTCCCGCCGGGATACATCGGCGATTACGGGCACTACAGCAATTCGGGAACCACCCCTTCGATTCATCCCAAGGGAGCGACAAGTGCGGGAGGAAACGGGGCCGCACAATGGAACTGGACGGCTTTCATCGCTTCGATGATGGAACAGTCCGCCGCTTACGATCTTCTCGACGTTTCCGGCCGTCACGGTGGTGCCGCGATCGACGCCTGGTCGGCGACCGGAAATACGTTTCAGACTCCGGTGTCCGCGTTTCGCTGTCCGTCTGACGTAGCTCCGGACGTTGGAACGGGTCATCGCCGCGTGCGGGGTTCGACCAGCGGAACACTGCGGGCTGTGGCGATCACGAATTACATTGGTGTGAACCGCGGAGCGAATAACCGGAACGTGTGGGCTCGAAAGACCCAGGCGAACGGAATCTTTACCGTCGACAGCAAAACCCGCATGAGGGACATCACGGATGGGACCAGTAACACGCTGATCATCGGCGAGCGATGCTGGGAGTACAAAGTCACGAACCCGGGTTCTGGTGCGGTTGAAACTGTGAACGCCAATGCTGGAAATCTCTGGGTTACCCGATCCTCGAATGATGCGGACGTTCAATGCACAGGCTGTGGCTACGGAGACGCTCTTGGCGTGACCGGCCATGAACCTAACACCAAGAATGTACACGACTCGTCCGATGTCCTGCAGCATAATTACACGCGAGGACAGTTTTCTTCGCTCCACTCAGGTGGAGCGCAATTTGTCCTGGCGGATGGGTCGGTCCGGTTCATCTCTGAGAATCTGAGTAACGCCACTTACACCCTGTTGGGTAACCGACGTGACGGTAACGTGA